Proteins from a genomic interval of Thunnus thynnus chromosome 5, fThuThy2.1, whole genome shotgun sequence:
- the adck2 gene encoding uncharacterized aarF domain-containing protein kinase 2: MIIMAVFGARAVLLNLRSTFQRAGSLPRIRLIQNSRTCLVKRGQILSKVPKVTLLCWGAVSVSLSSAARCQEATLPSRTAHRKSLAKVQVHKLVFFLRLSLRALVLLLKFGPLLLLSPLTLLSTRWASRWLDALLWVTESSGPTFIKLGQWASTRRDIFPQEFCERFSRLHVKVRPHSWAHTKQCLRRAFGEGWRRVFVFESKEPVGSGCVAQVYRGWAKADQVEDPAFQSLVEEMEKEDLLEAWEIPGLGGVASSLWQLWKGSKEEDGYEERSDPVWQHEESSTEKDHLIPVAIKVVHPGVKRQVEIDLLLMKTGSWLLHCLPGLKWLSLCEIVEEFEKLMTKQIDLRFEAKNIERFRDNFRDVEYVKFPTPLRPFVTRTILVETFEESEPISNYLSSKIPQEVKQRIARMGVDTLLKMVFVDNFVHGDLHPGNILVQCRGPLAGSSDSTGATGEAQGKTTLTDLWDTVVVSVRPDPCPFQLVLLDAGIVAHLSNHDLTNFKAVFTAVVLRQGERVAELILHHARANECQDVPQFKKEMSQLVDNALSNTLSLGKIQVADLLSRVFSLLIKHKVKLESNFASIVFAIMVLEGLGRSLDPNLDILELAKPMLLKNCASLL, translated from the exons ATGATCATTATGGCGGTATTTGGAGCAAGAGCAGTCCTTCTAAACCTGAGGTCCACTTTCCAGAGAGCAGGCTCCCTTCCCAGAATCAGACTCATCCAGAACTCCAGGACATGTCTAGTAAAGAGAGGGCAGATTTTATCAAAGGTACCCAAGGTTACACTGCTATGTTGGGGTGCAGTCAGTGTATCATTATCCTCTGCAGCCAGATGCCAGGAAGCCACTCTTCCATCCCGAACCGCTCACAGGAAGTCTCTAGCCAAAGTCCAAGTGCACaaacttgtgtttttcctccGCCTCAGCCTCCGTGCCTTGGTGCTTCTCCTCAAATTTGgcccccttctcctcctctcccccttaACTCTGTTATCCACTCGCTGGGCCTCTCGCTGGCTGGACGCTCTGCTGTGGGTGACTGAATCTTCTGGTCCCACTTTTATTAAGCTGGGGCAGTGGGCCAGCACCAGACGGGACATCTTCCCTCAGGAGTTTTGTGAACGCTTCTCCAGGCTCCACGTTAAGGTCCGCCCTCACTCTTGGGCCCACACCAAGCAGTGTCTCCGGAGGGCCTTCGGGGAGGGCTGGAGGagggtgtttgtgtttgagagtAAAGAGCCGGTGGGTTCAGGATGTGTGGCCCAGGTGTACCGTGGCTGGGCCAAGGCGGACCAGGTGGAGGATCCAGCCTTCCAGTCTCtggtggaggagatggagaaagaggacCTGCTGGAAGCGTGGGAGATACCTGGTTTGGGAGGAGTGGCAAGCTCTCTGTGGCAGCTCTGGAAGGGGAGTAAGGAGGAAGATGGCTATGAGGAGAGGAGTGATCCGGTTTGGCAGCATGAGGAGAGCAGCACAGAAAAGGACCATCTGATACCTGTCGCTATCAAG GTGGTCCATCCAGGCGTCAAGAGGCAGGTGGAGATAGACctgctgctgatgaaaacaGGCAGTTGGCTCCTGCACTGCCTGCCTGGACTCAAATGGCTCAGTCTGTGTGAGATAGTAGAGGAGTTTGAGAAGCTCATGACCAAACAG ATTGACCTCCGTTTTGAGGCCAAGAACATTGAGCGTTTCCGGGATAATTTCCGCGATGTGGAATATGTCAAGTTCCCAACTCCGTTAAGACCATTTGTCACCAGGACTATTTTAGTGGAAACATTTGAA GAGAGTGAGCCCATTTCTAACTACCTGAGCTCCAAGATTCCTCAGGAGGTGAAGCAGAGAATAGCCAGGATGGGAGTAGACACTCTGCTGAAAATG GTATTTGTGGACAACTTCGTCCATGGGGACCTCCATCCCGGGAACATCTTGGTCCAGTGTCGAGGGCCTCTTGCTGGTTCCAGTGACAGTACTGGTGCCACAGGGGAGGCCCAAGGTAAAACGACCCTCACTGACCTGTGGGACACTGTGGTGGTCAGTGTCAGACCAGACCCGTGTCCTTTCCAGTTGGTGCTGCTGGACGCTGGCATCGTAGCCCACCTCAGCAACCATGACCTCACAAACTTCAAGGCTGTCTTTACAGCTGTGGTGCTGCGTCAG GGTGAGCGGGTGGCAGAGTTGATCCTGCATCACGCTCGGGCCAACGAGTGCCAGGACGTGCCACAGTTCAAGAAGGAGATGTCCCAGCTGGTGGACAATGCCCTCAGCAACACCCTCTCTCTGGGAAAG aTTCAAGTGGCTGACTTGCTCTCCAGAGTTTTTAGTCTACTCATCAAACACAAG GTGAAGCTGGAGAGTAATTTTGCATCCATCGTGTTTGCCATCATGGTGCTGGAAGGCCTGGGCAGGTCTCTGGATCCCAACTTGGACATCCTGGAGCTGGCCAAACCCATGCTGCTCAAGAACTGTGCCTCACTGCTCTGA